One window of the Raphanus sativus cultivar WK10039 unplaced genomic scaffold, ASM80110v3 Scaffold0339, whole genome shotgun sequence genome contains the following:
- the LOC130501942 gene encoding cinnamoyl-CoA reductase-like SNL6, whose translation KAAWALAMDRRLNMVSINPGLIVGPSVAQHNPRPTMSYLKGAAQMYENGVLAYVDVKFLADVHIRAFEDVSACGRYFCFNQIVNTEEEALKLVQSLSPLIPMPPRYESVMQGSEVYEERLRNNKLSKLVEAGSAC comes from the exons AAAGCAGCTTGGGCACTAGCCATGGACCGTAGGCTCAACATGGTTTCTATCAATCCTGGTCTTATCGTCGGACCGTCGGTTGCACAACATAACCCTAGGCCCACCATGTCCTACCTCAAAG GAGCTGCACAAATGTATGAGAATGGAGTGTTGGCATATGTAGATGTGAAATTCTTAGCGGATGTTCATATTAGAGCATTCGAGGATGTTTCAGCATGTGGTCGATATTTCTGCTTCAACCAAATCGTCAacacagaagaagaagctctcAAGCTTGTCCAGAGTTTGTCTCCTTTGATACCTATGCCACCGAG GTATGAGAGTGTAATGCAAGGAAGCGAAGTTTACGAAGAAAGATTGAGGAACAATAAATTGAGCAAGCTGGTGGAAGCTGGCTCTGCTtgttaa
- the LOC108855279 gene encoding uncharacterized protein LOC108855279: MVLIANEEDILTKYEQNLPSSSSPQAAATETKQADAGDDDSEGFETASEREVSGEEDDSENDAVTNHEEAQIEPVREGEPITDNGSNQEEAVAEANEAKVEGNSLFVNGLYEDALSKYMLALELVQEFPDCTELRAICHLNRGVCLLKLGKYEETIKECTKALELNPTYAKALVRRAEAHEKLEHFEEAVTDLKKILELEPSNDQARKGIRRLEPLAAEKREKMKEEAITKLKEMGNSILGNFGMSMDNFKAVKDPNTGSYSLSFQN; encoded by the exons ATGGTGTTGATCGCGAACGAGGAAGATATCCTCACTAAATACGAACAAAACCTACCGTCTTCATCCTCGCCGCAAGCAGCCGCGACGGAGACGAAACAAGCCGACGCCGGAGATGATGATTCCGAAGGATTCGAAACAGCCAGCGAACGTGAAGTCAGCGGTGAGGAAGACGACAGCGAAAACGACGCCGTAACGAACCACGAGGAAGCTCAGATTGAGCCAGTGAGAGAAGGAGAACCAATAACCGACAACGGTTCGAACCAG GAGGAAGCCGTGGCGGAAGCTAATGAAGCTAAAGTGGAAGGAAACAGTTTGTTCGTTAATGGTCTTTACGAAGACGCATTGTCTAAGTATATGCTTGCGTTAGAGCTTGTTCAGGAGTTTCCGGATTGCACAGAGCTTAGAGCCATATGCCATTTAAACAGAGGAGTGTGTTTACTCAAACTG GGTAAGTACGAAGAGACGATCAAGGAATGCACAAAAGCGTTAGAGCTGAATCCTACTTACGCTAAGGCATTGGTTCGCAGGGCAGAAGCACACGAGAAGCTTGAACACTTTGAAGAAGCTGTCACAG ACTTGAAAAAGATCTTAGAACTTGAACCTTCGAATGATCAAGCTAGGAAAGGGATTCGACGTCTTGAACCTCTCGCTGCAGAGAAGcgagagaagatgaaagaagagGCTATAA CTAAGCTGAAGGAGATGGGAAACTCAATCTTGGGTAATTTTGGAATGAGTATGGACAACTTCAAGGCTGTTAAAGATCCCAACACTGGCTCCTACTCTCTTTCTTTCCAAAACTAG
- the LOC108855278 gene encoding uncharacterized protein LOC108855278 isoform X2 yields the protein MRPIVRSSSSLSRVRWALRNQERNSSTFCSKSRNILIGVNKNEALVNTSTCNSTLFSRLSFSRGFSAEAVEAADAVRLTVSSSDVNRTGPLVEYERRISDGELMTGDVCQLGALKELQRLHDELVESVDTCRLDRYNTSDKSSRSRWFWSRIMPQSSVSPVKGLYLYGGVGTGKTMLMDLFFDQLPCTWKKQRIHFHDFMLTVHSRLQKHKGLSDPLEVVAQEIAHDAILLCLDEFMVTDVADALILNRLFGHLFSNGIILVATSNRNPDKLYEGGLQRDLFLPFIASLKERNVVHEIGSAVDYRKLTSAEQGFYFIGTDLSTLLKQKYQELLGGNVVARPQVVEVVMGRKLQVLGANGCAYFPFEELCDRPLGAADYFGLFKKFHTLALEGVPVFGLHNRTAAYRFVTLVDVMYENRARLLCTAEATPQELLEKIVTISDAKSMSPRTSSRSRKNDVSELCVDNELGFAKDRTISRLTEMNSKEYLEQHAITHNLQHT from the exons ATGAGACCAATCGTTAGATCATCGTCTTCTCTCAGTAGAGTTAGATGGGCTCTGAGGAATCAAGAACGCAACTCCTCAACTTTCTGCTCCAAAAGCCGCAATATTTTGATCGGTGTCAATAAAAACGAAGCTCTGGTGAACACAAGCACTTGTAACTCAACTCTGTTTTCGAGGTTGAGTTTCTCCAGAGGTTTTTCAGCAGAGGCAGTTGAAGCAGCTGATGCTGTTAGGCTCACTGTCTCATCCTCAG ATGTGAATAGAACAGGACCACTTGTTGAGTATGAGAGAAGAATCAGTGATGGGGAGCTCATGACTGGTGATGTCTGCCAA CTTGGTGCATTGAAAGAGCTTCAGAGACTACATGATGAGCTTGTGGAATCAGTAGATACATGTCGTCTAGATCGTTACAACACTTCTGATAAATCATCAAG AAGCCGTTGGTTCTGGTCTAGGATCATGCCACAGTCTTCTGTCTCACCCGTTAAAGGATTGTACCTCTATGGAGGTGTAGGCACAGGAAAAACCATGTTGATGGACTTATTCTTTGATCAACT GCCTTGCACTTGGAAGAAGCAGAGGATACATTTCCATGATTTCATGTTGACTGTTCATAGTCGATTACAA AAGCACAAGGGTTTATCAGACCCACTTGAAGTTGTTGCACAAGAGATAGCTCATGATGCAATCTTACTATGTCTAGATGAGTTCATg GTAACTGATGTTGCAGATGCTCTGATACTTAACCGACTCTTTGGACATCTCTTCAGCAATGGCATA ATTCTTGTTGCCACATCGAATCGGAATCCTGATAAACTCTATGAAGGAGGACTCCAAAGAGATCTCTTCCTACCTTTCATTGCCTCACTAAAG GAGAGGAATGTGGTTCATGAGATTGGCTCAGCCGTTGATTACCGGAAACTAACTTCG GCGGAGCAAGGATTCTATTTCATCGGTACAGATCTTTCCACCCTTTTGAAACAGAAGTACCAAGAACTGCTTGGAGGCAATGTTGTTGCTCGTCCACAGGTAGTAGAAGTGGTTATGGGAAGAAAGTTACAG GTTCTAGGTGCTAACGGATGTGCATACTTCCCTTTTGAAGAGTTATGCGATCGACCTCTTGGAGCTGCTGATTACTTCGGATTGTTCA AGAAGTTCCATACTCTTGCATTAGAAGGAGTACCTGTCTTTGGGCTTCATAACCGGACAGCTGCGTATAGATTTGTCACGCTAGTCGAT GTGATGTATGAGAACAGAGCAAGGTTGCTGTGTACAGCTGAAGCAACTCCTCAAGAACTCTTGGAAAAGATTGTAACAATCTCCGACGCGAAGTCAATGTCTCCAAGAACATCGTCGAGGTCAAGAAAGAACGATGTTTCCGAGCTCTGCGTGGACAACGAGTTAGGTTTTGCCAAAGATAGAACCATCAGCAG ATTAACAGAAATGAACAGCAAAGAGTACTTGGAgcagcatgccataacacataaTCTGCAACACACATAA
- the LOC108855278 gene encoding uncharacterized protein LOC108855278 isoform X1, translated as MRPIVRSSSSLSRVRWALRNQERNSSTFCSKSRNILIGVNKNEALVNTSTCNSTLFSRLSFSRGFSAEAVEAADAVRLTVSSSADVNRTGPLVEYERRISDGELMTGDVCQLGALKELQRLHDELVESVDTCRLDRYNTSDKSSRSRWFWSRIMPQSSVSPVKGLYLYGGVGTGKTMLMDLFFDQLPCTWKKQRIHFHDFMLTVHSRLQKHKGLSDPLEVVAQEIAHDAILLCLDEFMVTDVADALILNRLFGHLFSNGIILVATSNRNPDKLYEGGLQRDLFLPFIASLKERNVVHEIGSAVDYRKLTSAEQGFYFIGTDLSTLLKQKYQELLGGNVVARPQVVEVVMGRKLQVLGANGCAYFPFEELCDRPLGAADYFGLFKKFHTLALEGVPVFGLHNRTAAYRFVTLVDVMYENRARLLCTAEATPQELLEKIVTISDAKSMSPRTSSRSRKNDVSELCVDNELGFAKDRTISRLTEMNSKEYLEQHAITHNLQHT; from the exons ATGAGACCAATCGTTAGATCATCGTCTTCTCTCAGTAGAGTTAGATGGGCTCTGAGGAATCAAGAACGCAACTCCTCAACTTTCTGCTCCAAAAGCCGCAATATTTTGATCGGTGTCAATAAAAACGAAGCTCTGGTGAACACAAGCACTTGTAACTCAACTCTGTTTTCGAGGTTGAGTTTCTCCAGAGGTTTTTCAGCAGAGGCAGTTGAAGCAGCTGATGCTGTTAGGCTCACTGTCTCATCCTCAG CAGATGTGAATAGAACAGGACCACTTGTTGAGTATGAGAGAAGAATCAGTGATGGGGAGCTCATGACTGGTGATGTCTGCCAA CTTGGTGCATTGAAAGAGCTTCAGAGACTACATGATGAGCTTGTGGAATCAGTAGATACATGTCGTCTAGATCGTTACAACACTTCTGATAAATCATCAAG AAGCCGTTGGTTCTGGTCTAGGATCATGCCACAGTCTTCTGTCTCACCCGTTAAAGGATTGTACCTCTATGGAGGTGTAGGCACAGGAAAAACCATGTTGATGGACTTATTCTTTGATCAACT GCCTTGCACTTGGAAGAAGCAGAGGATACATTTCCATGATTTCATGTTGACTGTTCATAGTCGATTACAA AAGCACAAGGGTTTATCAGACCCACTTGAAGTTGTTGCACAAGAGATAGCTCATGATGCAATCTTACTATGTCTAGATGAGTTCATg GTAACTGATGTTGCAGATGCTCTGATACTTAACCGACTCTTTGGACATCTCTTCAGCAATGGCATA ATTCTTGTTGCCACATCGAATCGGAATCCTGATAAACTCTATGAAGGAGGACTCCAAAGAGATCTCTTCCTACCTTTCATTGCCTCACTAAAG GAGAGGAATGTGGTTCATGAGATTGGCTCAGCCGTTGATTACCGGAAACTAACTTCG GCGGAGCAAGGATTCTATTTCATCGGTACAGATCTTTCCACCCTTTTGAAACAGAAGTACCAAGAACTGCTTGGAGGCAATGTTGTTGCTCGTCCACAGGTAGTAGAAGTGGTTATGGGAAGAAAGTTACAG GTTCTAGGTGCTAACGGATGTGCATACTTCCCTTTTGAAGAGTTATGCGATCGACCTCTTGGAGCTGCTGATTACTTCGGATTGTTCA AGAAGTTCCATACTCTTGCATTAGAAGGAGTACCTGTCTTTGGGCTTCATAACCGGACAGCTGCGTATAGATTTGTCACGCTAGTCGAT GTGATGTATGAGAACAGAGCAAGGTTGCTGTGTACAGCTGAAGCAACTCCTCAAGAACTCTTGGAAAAGATTGTAACAATCTCCGACGCGAAGTCAATGTCTCCAAGAACATCGTCGAGGTCAAGAAAGAACGATGTTTCCGAGCTCTGCGTGGACAACGAGTTAGGTTTTGCCAAAGATAGAACCATCAGCAG ATTAACAGAAATGAACAGCAAAGAGTACTTGGAgcagcatgccataacacataaTCTGCAACACACATAA
- the LOC108837957 gene encoding uncharacterized protein LOC108837957: MANQGAKKRKDENARHMAKLRRIIIACNVVYVIVRMLIFYSSFTWKHWIGLVVTSIGYGLPYKFLDGMARPSVSDDGELIDGGFDMSTGGICGYLHDVLYITCFVQLASIISGKFWYTYLVIPAFGAYKASGFIKGFMSQGSEGGVEDEKTRKKREKMERKASRGQAVRTRSR; encoded by the exons ATGGCGAATCAAGGAGCAAAGAAGCGGAAGGATGAGAACGCTCGGCACATGGCGAAGCTCCGTCGTATCATCATCGCCTGCAAT GTTGTGTACGTGATAGTGAGGATGCTGATTTTCTATTCGAGCTTTACATGGAAGCACTGGATTGGTCTTGTGGTGACGTCGATAGGTTACGGTCTTCCTTATAAGTTTCTCGATGGGATGGCGAGGCCTAGTGTTAGTGACGATGGTGAGCTTATTGATGGTGGGTTTGACATGAGCACTGGTGGTATTTGTGG ATACTTGCACGATGTGCTCTACATCACTTGCTTTGTGCAGCTTGCATCTATCATCTCTGGAAAGTTTTGGTACACTTATCTAGTG atTCCTGCATTTGGAGCGTACAAAGCTTCTGGGTTTATTAAAGGATTCATGTCACAAGGTTCAGAG GGAGGTGTGGAGGATGAGAAAACTCGCAAAAAGagggagaagatggagagaaaAGCTTCTAGAGGGCAAGCCGTCAGGACAAGATCACGATGA
- the LOC130501940 gene encoding autophagy-related protein 18b-like isoform X2 — translation MNELLELLLLLRCCIALIYLHLLELASLSPRRLCLFNTTRGSPLKELNFLTSILAVRMNKKRLVVVLVEKTFVYDLNTLVMLDTIDTVPNPKGLCAFSPSLEGCFLAVPASTTKGAVLVYNVIDLQSHSEIDAHRSPLAAIALSLNGMYIATASEQGTLIRVHLVSESTKSYSFRRGTYPSTIYSLSFGPSTQLPDILIATSSSGSIHAFSLMLAINQRSKRSTSFLGSVLPDSVSDALDPAHHHVLQNAVSSGIRSYAVVRKIEKLEGTSSPSQFTSIRATVSVITYSGYFQEYTLSINSKNESLWTLEREYNLYPVISS, via the exons ATGAACGAG CTGCTGGAGCTTTTGTTATTGTTGAGATGTTGTATAGCTCTGATCTACTTGCACTTGTTGGAGCTG GCTTCTCTATCTCCAAGGCGACTCTGCTTATTCAATACCACAAGGGGTTCTCCTCTTAAAGAACTGAATTTTTTGACTTCTATACTTGCTGTCCGTATGAACAAGAAACG GCTTGTTGTTGTGCTGGTGGAGAAAACATTCGTTTACGACTTGAATACGCTTGTTATGCTTGATACTATCGACACCGTGCCAAATCCAAAAG GTCTCTGTGCGTTCTCTCCAAGTCTTGAAGGCTGCTTCTTAGCTGTTCCGGCTAGTACAACCAAAGGAGCTGTTTTGGTGTATAACGTCATTGATTTGCAGTCTCACAGTGAG ATTGATGCACATCGTTCTCCATTGGCTGCGATCGCACTCTCTTTAAATGGAATGTATATTGCTACAGCATCTGAGCAAGGAACTCTGATCCGAGTCCATCTTGTTTCTGAATCAACCAAG TCATATAGTTTCAGGAGAGGAACATACCCATCAACGATATACTCGCTCTCCTTTGGACCATCCACACAGCTACCGGATATATTGATTGCGACCAGTTCTTCAGGCTCCATCCATGCCTTCTCTTTAATGTTGGCCATAAACCAAAG AAGCAAAAGGTCTACTAGCTTTCTTGGATCAGTTCTTCCAGACAGCGTGAGTGATGCACTAGACCCAGCGCATCACCACGTGCTTCAAAATGCGGTTTCTTCCGGAATTAGAAG TTATGCAGTGGTTAGGAAGATAGAGAAACTTGAAGGAACATCATCTCCATCTCAGTTTACATCTATTAG GGCGACTGTATCAGTGATTACATATAGTGGGTATTTCCAGGAGTATACGCTGAGTATCAATAGCAAGAATGAATCGTTATGGACACTGGAACGTGAATATAACCTCTACCCTGTAATAAGCAGTTGA
- the LOC130501940 gene encoding autophagy-related protein 18b-like isoform X1, with amino-acid sequence MANQSSPSSIYCASFNQDNSGFAISSRDSFKIFDSTTGRLCYERAAGAFVIVEMLYSSDLLALVGAGEQASLSPRRLCLFNTTRGSPLKELNFLTSILAVRMNKKRLVVVLVEKTFVYDLNTLVMLDTIDTVPNPKGLCAFSPSLEGCFLAVPASTTKGAVLVYNVIDLQSHSEIDAHRSPLAAIALSLNGMYIATASEQGTLIRVHLVSESTKSYSFRRGTYPSTIYSLSFGPSTQLPDILIATSSSGSIHAFSLMLAINQRSKRSTSFLGSVLPDSVSDALDPAHHHVLQNAVSSGIRSYAVVRKIEKLEGTSSPSQFTSIRATVSVITYSGYFQEYTLSINSKNESLWTLEREYNLYPVISS; translated from the exons ATGGCGAATCAGTCGTCTCCATCTTCTATCTACTGTGCATCTTTCAATCAAGATAACAG TGGGTTCGCGATAAGTTCGAGAGATTCCTTCAAAATATTCGATTCCACTACAGGCAGACTCTGTTATGAACGAG CTGCTGGAGCTTTTGTTATTGTTGAGATGTTGTATAGCTCTGATCTACTTGCACTTGTTGGAGCTGGTGAGCAG GCTTCTCTATCTCCAAGGCGACTCTGCTTATTCAATACCACAAGGGGTTCTCCTCTTAAAGAACTGAATTTTTTGACTTCTATACTTGCTGTCCGTATGAACAAGAAACG GCTTGTTGTTGTGCTGGTGGAGAAAACATTCGTTTACGACTTGAATACGCTTGTTATGCTTGATACTATCGACACCGTGCCAAATCCAAAAG GTCTCTGTGCGTTCTCTCCAAGTCTTGAAGGCTGCTTCTTAGCTGTTCCGGCTAGTACAACCAAAGGAGCTGTTTTGGTGTATAACGTCATTGATTTGCAGTCTCACAGTGAG ATTGATGCACATCGTTCTCCATTGGCTGCGATCGCACTCTCTTTAAATGGAATGTATATTGCTACAGCATCTGAGCAAGGAACTCTGATCCGAGTCCATCTTGTTTCTGAATCAACCAAG TCATATAGTTTCAGGAGAGGAACATACCCATCAACGATATACTCGCTCTCCTTTGGACCATCCACACAGCTACCGGATATATTGATTGCGACCAGTTCTTCAGGCTCCATCCATGCCTTCTCTTTAATGTTGGCCATAAACCAAAG AAGCAAAAGGTCTACTAGCTTTCTTGGATCAGTTCTTCCAGACAGCGTGAGTGATGCACTAGACCCAGCGCATCACCACGTGCTTCAAAATGCGGTTTCTTCCGGAATTAGAAG TTATGCAGTGGTTAGGAAGATAGAGAAACTTGAAGGAACATCATCTCCATCTCAGTTTACATCTATTAG GGCGACTGTATCAGTGATTACATATAGTGGGTATTTCCAGGAGTATACGCTGAGTATCAATAGCAAGAATGAATCGTTATGGACACTGGAACGTGAATATAACCTCTACCCTGTAATAAGCAGTTGA